Proteins encoded within one genomic window of Rhododendron vialii isolate Sample 1 chromosome 1a, ASM3025357v1:
- the LOC131300777 gene encoding uncharacterized protein LOC131300777, producing the protein MASPSDSSNQQAAMRRQNRGIQFKFLVPLIYAPVLPLIRIQLRRNPVLRDRLFTAVLAGALAHGIYLVTDLYDIESK; encoded by the exons ATGGCCTCGCCTTCCGATTCCTCCAACCA GCAAGCTGCAATGAGAAGACAGAACAGAGGAATCCAGTTCAAATTTCTCGTTCCCCTAATTTACGCTCCTGTCCTTCCTCTCA ttCGAATTCAATTGCGACGTAACCCGGTTCTGAGGGACCGTTTGTTCACTGCTGTGTTGGCTGGGGCATTGGCTCATGGGATTTACTTGGT AACAGATCTATATGACATCGAGAGCAAATGA